One genomic region from Lates calcarifer isolate ASB-BC8 linkage group LG10, TLL_Latcal_v3, whole genome shotgun sequence encodes:
- the meak7 gene encoding MTOR-associated protein MEAK7 — translation MGNTESVVVQRRLARFRPEERHVVEGVFNKLQADTGGPSGATENTPPGKALTLEMLQSSMDSLASDSMIKRVYQCMCSIDPGLAMPAASGKTGTSVISGVSREQLVIFLADTLRGTAEERAPLVMAMSQCGAGAATAVTCEQVAEFLQDLISAVVQILVHRGRLQGWKPERMGDGSLGVKLLAEQMWSELKPTDQGDCDVSSLEDWIFRVSQVSLYLEMLVAEGLNVFLSGRPAPTLLPPCIETPWKELKCLLDLPTVMFLAPQLPDSYSAPWRLVFSTRLHGESFTRMVAGLIKRGPTLLLVKDSKGHIFGGFASHPWEVKPQFQGDSRCFLFTVFPRLRVYTATGYNQHFMYLNQNQQTMPNGLGMGGQHSYFGLWLDSDFGHGHSRARPRCTTYGSPQLSGEEDFTLESMEVWAVGKPPEPEEGEGAGGKRSILDVDPETQAMMEMTGKTLHSQGLREPEEDQEQ, via the exons ATGGGTAACACTGAGAGTGTGGTGGTACAGAGGCGGTTGGCCCGCTTCCGCCCAGAGGAGCGGCATGTGGTTGAAGGGGTCTTCAACAAGCTCCAGGCTGATACTGGGGGCCCCTCAGGAGCCACAGAGAATACACCACCAGGGAAGGCTCTAACACTTGAGATGCTGCAG TCCTCAATGGACAGCCTGGCTTCAGACTCCATGATAAAGAGGGTCTACCAGTGTATGTGTAGTATTGACCCTGGTCTGGCAATGCCTGCAGCCTCTGGGAAGACTGGCACCTCTGTAATCTCTGGAGTAAGTCGGGAGCAGCTGGTTATCTTCCTTGCAGACACTTTGCGAGGCACTGCAGAAGAACGGGCTCCTCTGGTCATGGCCATGTCCCAGTGTGGGGCAGGGGCAGCAACAGCTGTCACATGTGAGCAGGTAGCAGAG TTCCTACAGGATCTGATCTCTGCTGTAGTGCAGATTCTTGTCCACAGAGGGCGCCTGCAGGGCTGGAAGCCAGAGAGAATGGGTGACGGCTCCCTGGGAGTCAAACTCCTGGCAGAGCAAATGTGGTCTGAACTCAAACCCACAG ATCAGGGAGATTGTGATGTTTCCTCTCTGGAGGACTGGATCTTCAGGGTCTCCCAGGTGTCTTTGTACCTGGAGATGCTGGTGGCTGAGGGCCTAAATGTGTTCCTTAGTGGTCGGCCTGCACCCACCCTGCTGCCCCCCTGCATTGAGACTCCCTGGAAAGAGCTAAAGTGTCTGCTGGACCTTCCCACCGTCATGTTTCTGGCACCACAG TTGCCAGACAGCTACAGTGCCCCCTGGAGACTTGTGTTCTCCACACGGCTTCATGGGGAGAGCTTCACCAGGATGGTGGCTGGCCTAATAAAGCGTGGGCCCACCCTGCTGCTTGTTAAAGACTCTAAGGGACATATTTTTGGGGGCTTCGCCTCGCACCCATGGGAGGTCAAACCTCAGTTCCAGG gtgacTCCAGATGCTTCCTGTTCACTGTGTTCCCCAGACTGAGAGTTTATACAGCAACAGGATACAACCAGCACTTTATGTATCTCAACCAGAATCAGCAGACCATGCCCAACGGACTG GGTATGGGCGGTCAGCATAGCTACTTCGGCCTGTGGCTGGACAGTGATTTCGGCCACGGTCATAGCCGCGCGCGGCCCAGGTGCACCACCTATGGCAGCCCTCAGCTCTCTGGAGAAGAGGACTTCACCCTGGAATCAATGGAAGTCTGGGCAGTCGGAAAACCACCAGAACCAGAGGAG GGAGAGGGGGCGGGGGGCAAGAGGAGTATTCTGGATGTAGATCCAGAAACCCAGGCCATGATGGAGATGACAGGGAAGACTCTGCACAGTCAGGGCCTCAGGGAGCCAGAGGAGGACCAGGAGCAGTGA